Proteins found in one Streptomyces sp. NBC_00461 genomic segment:
- a CDS encoding GrpB family protein — protein MARTLRGALGEHARSIDHVGSTSVPGLAAKDCVDIQVRVEAIDENQQTGLLAAIGFRCRPEPWNRTEISGGQECRKLVFAPPVGARRCNVHLREEGGANARFALLFRDYLRANEAARRSWGAFKRRLALSVPDLLDYGQIKAPATEVLMTAAEHWSAETGWQPGPSPVTRHVSS, from the coding sequence CTGGCCAGGACGCTGCGCGGCGCTCTGGGCGAGCATGCCCGGTCAATAGATCACGTCGGTTCCACCTCGGTGCCGGGACTGGCTGCCAAGGACTGCGTGGACATCCAGGTCCGCGTCGAGGCGATCGACGAAAACCAGCAGACCGGACTGCTTGCGGCGATCGGCTTTCGTTGCCGTCCTGAGCCGTGGAACCGCACCGAGATCTCGGGCGGCCAGGAGTGCCGCAAGCTGGTGTTCGCGCCGCCGGTCGGCGCTCGACGGTGCAATGTGCATCTGCGAGAGGAAGGGGGCGCGAATGCCCGATTCGCTCTTCTCTTCCGGGATTACTTGCGTGCCAATGAGGCTGCTCGTCGGTCGTGGGGGGCGTTCAAGAGACGTCTGGCCCTCAGCGTTCCGGACCTGCTGGACTACGGGCAGATCAAGGCCCCGGCGACGGAGGTGTTGATGACGGCAGCCGAACACTGGTCAGCCGAAACCGGCTGGCAGCCAGGGCCGAGCCCCGTCACCAGGCATGTGAGTTCTTGA
- a CDS encoding glycoside hydrolase family 32 protein, protein MSRTTRPRRRLLAALAVLSGLGLVAASPAVADTGLYHEQYRPQFHFTPAQNWMNDPNGLIWYKGRYHLFFQYNPDGNTWGNMSWGHAVSTDLVHWKQLPLAIPQDDKEMIFSGSVVMDKNNTTGFGTRKNPPLVAVYTSAQKATGKQEQALAYSTDGGTTWTKYAGNPVLDIGSNNFRDPKVFWYAPTKSWLMAVALADQHKISFYSSPDLKDWTHLSDFGPAGATGGVWECPDLFPLPVDGNPKKTKWVLAVNLNPGGIAGGSGAQYFVGDFDGKKFTSDDSATYTPPSGTAVQDFESGSFGDWTATGSAFGSAPATGPVDGQQTVTGFEGKDFANSFHGGDASTGTLTSPAFTLTSDYINFKVGGGNHPYQPGSVLGDSPAPSGETLADFEASTYSSPIGDWTTTGDAFGTGPAQGILPGQGQVTGYLGRGLANSFLDGDASTGTLTSPTFTIDKKYLDFLIGGGNHAASSDAPTAVELIVDGKVVRSATGPNSEALNWASWDLSDLQGKQAQIKVVDANTGGWGHLNLDQVVLSDTQAKPRSDETGVNLLVDGKIVQSATGADSENLDWASFNTAAYKGKKVQLQIADANTGGWGHVLADQFTAADKPALSTTQRAHWLDYGADFYAANTWTDAPGGRRVMTAWMNNWNYGQAIPTTPWRSADSFPRQLSLKTVNGRVQLNQQPIRELTTLRGAGTRVPSTRVASTATPLAVHGSALELQTDLTPGTADRSGVDVRTGAGQRTRIGYDTTTGEVYIDRTASGATDFDPTFGGIQRAPLELHGGRLSLHILVDASSVEVYAQNTRGEQVTLTDQIFPDPSSTGIDTFAEDGTATLNHLQAWQLKSIWP, encoded by the coding sequence ATGTCCAGAACGACCCGTCCGCGCCGCAGACTCCTCGCAGCGCTGGCCGTCCTGTCCGGGCTCGGCCTGGTCGCCGCCTCCCCGGCCGTGGCCGACACCGGGCTCTACCACGAGCAGTATCGCCCCCAGTTCCACTTCACCCCGGCCCAGAACTGGATGAACGACCCCAACGGACTGATCTGGTACAAGGGCCGGTACCACCTGTTCTTCCAGTACAACCCGGACGGCAACACCTGGGGCAACATGTCCTGGGGCCACGCCGTCAGTACCGACCTGGTCCACTGGAAGCAGCTCCCATTGGCCATCCCCCAGGACGACAAAGAGATGATCTTCTCCGGCAGCGTGGTGATGGACAAGAACAACACCACCGGCTTCGGCACCAGGAAGAACCCGCCGCTCGTGGCCGTGTACACCAGTGCGCAGAAGGCGACCGGCAAGCAGGAGCAGGCCCTCGCCTACAGCACCGACGGCGGTACCACCTGGACCAAGTACGCCGGCAACCCGGTCCTCGACATCGGCTCGAACAACTTCCGCGACCCGAAGGTGTTCTGGTACGCCCCCACCAAGAGCTGGCTGATGGCGGTCGCCCTCGCCGACCAGCACAAGATCTCCTTCTACAGCTCTCCCGACCTCAAGGACTGGACCCACCTGAGCGACTTCGGCCCGGCCGGCGCGACCGGCGGGGTGTGGGAGTGCCCGGACCTGTTCCCGCTGCCCGTGGACGGCAACCCGAAGAAGACCAAGTGGGTGCTGGCGGTCAACCTCAACCCCGGTGGCATCGCGGGCGGTTCCGGCGCCCAGTACTTCGTCGGCGACTTCGACGGCAAGAAGTTCACCTCCGACGACAGCGCCACCTACACGCCGCCGAGCGGCACGGCCGTGCAGGACTTCGAGTCCGGCTCGTTCGGCGACTGGACGGCCACCGGTAGCGCGTTCGGCAGCGCGCCGGCGACCGGGCCAGTGGACGGCCAACAGACCGTCACCGGCTTCGAGGGCAAGGACTTCGCCAACAGCTTCCACGGCGGCGACGCCTCCACCGGCACCCTGACCTCGCCCGCGTTCACCCTGACCAGCGACTACATCAACTTCAAGGTCGGCGGCGGCAACCACCCGTACCAGCCCGGCTCCGTCCTGGGCGACAGCCCGGCACCCAGCGGGGAAACCCTCGCCGACTTCGAGGCCAGCACCTACTCCAGCCCCATCGGCGACTGGACGACGACCGGCGACGCCTTCGGCACCGGACCGGCCCAGGGCATCCTCCCCGGCCAGGGGCAGGTCACCGGCTACCTCGGACGCGGCCTCGCCAACAGCTTCCTGGACGGCGACGCCTCCACCGGCACGCTCACCTCGCCGACCTTCACCATCGACAAGAAGTACCTGGACTTCCTCATCGGAGGCGGCAACCACGCCGCGAGCTCCGACGCCCCCACAGCGGTCGAACTCATCGTGGACGGCAAGGTGGTGCGCTCCGCCACCGGCCCCAACTCCGAGGCCTTGAACTGGGCTTCCTGGGATCTGTCCGACCTGCAGGGCAAGCAGGCCCAGATCAAGGTCGTGGACGCCAACACGGGCGGCTGGGGCCACCTCAACCTCGACCAGGTCGTCCTCTCCGACACCCAGGCCAAGCCCCGCTCTGATGAGACCGGCGTCAACCTGCTCGTCGACGGCAAGATCGTCCAGAGCGCCACCGGCGCCGACTCCGAAAACCTCGACTGGGCCTCCTTCAACACCGCCGCCTACAAGGGCAAGAAGGTCCAGCTCCAAATCGCCGACGCGAACACCGGCGGCTGGGGCCACGTCCTCGCCGACCAGTTCACCGCCGCCGACAAGCCCGCCCTGTCCACCACCCAGCGCGCCCACTGGCTCGACTACGGCGCCGACTTCTACGCCGCCAACACGTGGACCGACGCACCCGGCGGCCGCCGCGTCATGACCGCCTGGATGAACAACTGGAACTACGGACAGGCCATCCCCACCACCCCGTGGCGCAGCGCCGACTCCTTCCCCCGCCAGCTCTCCCTGAAGACCGTGAACGGCAGGGTCCAGCTGAACCAGCAGCCGATCAGAGAACTGACCACGTTGCGCGGCGCCGGCACCCGGGTGCCCAGCACCCGCGTCGCGAGCACCGCCACCCCGCTCGCCGTACACGGCAGCGCCCTCGAGCTCCAGACCGACCTCACCCCGGGCACCGCCGACCGCTCCGGCGTGGACGTGCGCACCGGCGCCGGACAGCGCACCCGCATCGGCTACGACACCACCACCGGCGAGGTCTACATTGACCGCACTGCCTCCGGTGCCACCGACTTCGACCCCACCTTCGGCGGCATCCAGCGCGCCCCCCTCGAACTCCACGGCGGCCGGCTGAGCCTGCACATCCTCGTCGACGCCTCCTCCGTCGAGGTCTACGCCCAGAACACTCGCGGCGAACAGGTCACCCTCACCGACCAGATCTTCCCCGACCCCTCCAGCACCGGCATCGACACCTTCGCCGAAGACGGCACCGCCACCCTCAACCACCTGCAGGCGTGGCAGCTGAAATCCATATGGCCGTGA
- a CDS encoding LacI family DNA-binding transcriptional regulator, with the protein MRDVATAAGVGLATVSRVVNGKSVTPDLAERVTRAAESLGYRLDVTASSLRRADRRTRTLGLVLEDAANPFSAALHRAVEDAAAERGVLVLAGSTDEDPVRERGLLKTFTGRRVDGLIVVPTGQADASLDAARRAGTPVVCVDRPSTASQVDAVTVDNRAGVRAAVNKLHAAGHRRIAFLGDLRSIWTAEERYAGFAEGLAEAGCVLHRSLVRRGLHGAEAAQEATRELLTLAHAPTAFISGQNLLTVGARMALQELRLQHRVALIGFDDLPLAGLLEPGISVIAQDPAAIGREAAGLLFDRLDGEDGPARHRVLPTRYLARGSGEIPAAEDR; encoded by the coding sequence ATGCGTGATGTCGCGACCGCGGCCGGGGTGGGGCTTGCCACCGTCTCCCGCGTCGTGAACGGCAAGTCCGTCACTCCTGACCTGGCGGAACGGGTGACGCGCGCGGCCGAGTCGCTCGGCTACCGCCTCGATGTGACGGCCAGCAGCCTGCGCCGGGCCGACCGCCGCACCCGCACTCTCGGGCTGGTCCTGGAGGACGCGGCCAATCCCTTCTCCGCCGCGCTGCACCGTGCGGTGGAGGATGCCGCCGCCGAGCGCGGCGTGCTGGTCCTGGCCGGGTCCACCGACGAGGACCCGGTCCGCGAACGCGGCCTGCTGAAGACCTTCACCGGCCGCCGGGTCGACGGCCTCATCGTGGTGCCCACCGGACAGGCCGACGCCAGCCTCGACGCGGCCCGCCGGGCGGGTACACCCGTCGTCTGTGTGGACCGCCCCAGCACAGCGTCGCAGGTGGACGCCGTGACGGTGGACAACCGGGCGGGCGTACGGGCGGCGGTGAACAAGCTGCACGCGGCAGGTCACCGGCGCATCGCCTTCCTTGGGGACCTTCGCTCCATCTGGACCGCCGAGGAGCGCTACGCCGGGTTCGCGGAGGGGCTGGCGGAGGCGGGATGTGTCCTGCACCGCTCGCTCGTGCGGCGTGGCCTGCACGGTGCGGAGGCCGCCCAGGAGGCGACCCGCGAACTCCTGACTCTGGCCCATGCGCCCACCGCGTTCATCTCCGGCCAGAACCTCCTGACCGTCGGGGCCCGCATGGCCCTGCAGGAGCTCCGCCTGCAGCACCGGGTGGCGCTGATCGGCTTCGACGACCTGCCGCTGGCCGGGCTGCTCGAACCCGGCATCTCGGTGATCGCCCAGGATCCCGCCGCGATCGGCCGGGAAGCCGCTGGCCTGCTGTTCGACCGTCTCGACGGCGAGGACGGCCCGGCCCGCCACCGCGTGCTGCCCACCCGCTACCTCGCCCGCGGCTCCGGCGAGATCCCCGCCGCAGAGGACCGCTGA
- a CDS encoding LacI family DNA-binding transcriptional regulator, whose amino-acid sequence MGVTIADVAARAGVSKTTVSRVLNSKGEINENTVLKVRKAIAELGYVPSAGAVGLARGTTQMIGMLVPDLAWAWAGIVQAVIETLETEGFGLRMLTWNHGEESLRRLGLQVAAKSFDGLLVIEPEGAMGYITELHEAGLPVVLIDDRFQRPGFPYVATTNREGGAQAARHLLEIGRRRPLVVTGPEAFGCTRERLGGFVDVYAEAGLEIGQRSIICGDFQFDRCRSAVARALADGVEFDAVFAHNDPSAAGVLTALHEAGLWVPQDVAVVGFDDVEMASYTYPALTTIRQPMREMGAAAARLLLDHVHAVPKAAPSCVIPTSLVVRGSTLRPSPN is encoded by the coding sequence ATGGGAGTCACCATCGCCGACGTGGCCGCCCGGGCCGGCGTCAGCAAGACGACGGTCTCACGCGTGCTGAACAGCAAGGGCGAGATCAACGAGAACACCGTCTTGAAGGTCCGCAAGGCGATCGCGGAGCTCGGCTATGTGCCGAGCGCCGGTGCGGTCGGCCTCGCCCGCGGCACAACCCAGATGATCGGCATGCTGGTCCCTGACCTGGCCTGGGCCTGGGCCGGCATCGTGCAGGCTGTCATCGAGACGCTGGAGACCGAAGGCTTCGGACTGCGCATGCTGACCTGGAACCACGGTGAGGAGTCACTGCGCCGCCTGGGTCTGCAGGTCGCTGCCAAGTCGTTCGACGGTCTGCTGGTGATAGAGCCCGAGGGCGCCATGGGCTACATCACGGAACTGCACGAAGCGGGGCTGCCGGTCGTGCTGATAGACGACCGCTTCCAGCGGCCGGGGTTCCCCTACGTGGCCACCACCAACCGGGAGGGGGGCGCGCAGGCGGCGCGGCACCTCCTGGAAATCGGGCGCCGTCGTCCTCTGGTCGTGACCGGTCCCGAGGCGTTCGGCTGTACCCGGGAACGGCTGGGCGGTTTCGTCGACGTCTATGCGGAAGCCGGGCTCGAGATCGGCCAACGCAGCATCATCTGCGGCGACTTCCAGTTCGACCGCTGCCGGAGCGCGGTGGCGCGCGCTCTCGCGGACGGCGTGGAGTTCGACGCGGTCTTCGCACACAACGACCCCTCTGCGGCCGGCGTGCTGACCGCCCTGCACGAGGCCGGCCTGTGGGTTCCGCAGGATGTCGCCGTGGTGGGCTTCGACGACGTCGAGATGGCCTCGTACACCTATCCGGCACTGACCACCATCCGCCAGCCTATGCGGGAGATGGGTGCGGCGGCGGCGCGTCTGCTGCTGGACCACGTGCACGCAGTGCCGAAGGCGGCCCCGTCGTGCGTCATTCCCACCAGTCTCGTGGTCCGCGGCTCGACGTTACGGCCGAGCCCGAACTGA
- a CDS encoding extracellular solute-binding protein: MCVTVTAALVATGCGRSADSGPGADAPAKLGSGKATGKVVMWSMGDPDKSLQSLAKKFEEQNPGAKVQITPVPWASAHDKLTTAIAGGNTPDMSVIGTTWMAEMAGMNGFQATPTSIKSSDFYPGQWDTTKYKDASYGVPFIADTQAVYYRSDLAAKAGITGAPASDWAGYLKDLKAIQATAGKQNPKLRYASGWQIGFNSWIFLLPLVWQQGGDIYDPSTKKFTFDSPAVAKALEYYASVPTEGLGPTDKTDSLQAFQDGQIAVYKDGAWVSGSLRKDAPKLDSKWKTMPLPKGKQAAGFAGGSDLAVFKDAKNSDAAWKFAQFLTEPANLAAYAKATGSLPATPGAWDEAKLSDDAAMQAFAEQLKVSKAPPAITTWQQVADAIDSELERLSLGKATVAQAQQDLQSKATSIGTGR, from the coding sequence TTGTGTGTCACCGTCACGGCGGCCCTGGTGGCCACCGGCTGCGGCCGCAGCGCCGACTCCGGGCCCGGCGCGGACGCCCCCGCGAAGCTGGGCAGCGGCAAGGCCACCGGCAAGGTCGTCATGTGGTCCATGGGTGATCCTGACAAGTCCCTTCAGAGCCTGGCCAAGAAGTTCGAGGAGCAGAACCCCGGCGCGAAGGTCCAGATCACGCCGGTGCCCTGGGCCTCCGCCCACGACAAGCTGACCACCGCCATCGCCGGCGGCAACACACCGGACATGTCCGTGATCGGCACCACCTGGATGGCCGAGATGGCCGGCATGAACGGCTTCCAGGCCACCCCGACGTCGATCAAGTCGTCGGACTTCTACCCGGGTCAGTGGGACACCACGAAGTACAAGGACGCCTCCTACGGCGTCCCGTTCATCGCCGACACCCAGGCGGTCTACTACCGCAGCGACCTCGCGGCGAAGGCCGGCATCACGGGCGCCCCGGCAAGTGACTGGGCCGGTTACCTCAAGGATCTGAAGGCCATCCAGGCCACCGCGGGCAAGCAGAACCCGAAGCTGCGCTACGCCAGCGGGTGGCAGATCGGCTTCAACTCCTGGATCTTCCTGCTGCCGCTGGTCTGGCAGCAGGGCGGCGACATCTACGACCCGAGCACCAAGAAGTTCACCTTCGACTCGCCTGCGGTCGCCAAGGCGCTGGAGTACTACGCGAGCGTCCCGACGGAGGGCTTGGGTCCGACCGACAAGACGGACAGTCTGCAGGCGTTCCAGGACGGACAGATCGCCGTCTACAAGGACGGCGCGTGGGTCAGCGGCAGCCTCCGCAAGGATGCACCGAAGCTGGACAGCAAGTGGAAGACCATGCCGCTGCCGAAGGGCAAGCAGGCGGCAGGGTTCGCCGGCGGCAGCGACCTGGCGGTGTTCAAGGACGCCAAGAACTCCGACGCGGCATGGAAGTTCGCCCAGTTCCTCACCGAACCCGCCAACCTCGCCGCCTACGCGAAGGCCACGGGTTCCCTTCCCGCCACGCCGGGGGCGTGGGACGAGGCGAAGCTGAGCGACGACGCGGCGATGCAGGCGTTCGCCGAGCAGCTCAAGGTCAGCAAGGCGCCGCCCGCCATCACCACCTGGCAGCAGGTCGCCGACGCCATCGACTCCGAACTGGAGAGGCTGAGCCTGGGCAAGGCCACTGTCGCCCAGGCGCAGCAGGACTTGCAGTCCAAGGCCACCAGCATCGGCACGGGCCGCTGA
- a CDS encoding carbohydrate ABC transporter permease — MTSMSTKTLPGRGDTHEPTAAQPDRSAGRRRLAVRSTARGRQTRAAWILAAPFLALFLAFMLLPVVWSLLMSLTDTQSADLRTPLNVSFTGFDTYVRLFEDEQFVHALRNTAVFVLVGLPLTLATGLAAAVALNSGIGRFRAVFRVGFYLPVITSVVAIAVVWKTLLEPRAGLVNTVLGWFGIDGPAWLADTRFALPVMIVMAVWRNLGTVMIIMLAGLQSVPQSLMEAAELDGAGAWQRFWRVTFPLLRPALLLTAVTTGIGYLQFFDEPFVMTDGGPLDSTLSATMYAYNQFGNGNYDVASAAGYVVFVLIIALTVLQFRVLRDKD, encoded by the coding sequence ATGACATCCATGTCCACGAAAACGCTCCCCGGGCGGGGCGACACCCACGAACCGACCGCCGCACAGCCCGACAGGAGTGCCGGCCGCCGGCGTCTCGCGGTCCGCAGCACCGCGCGCGGCAGGCAGACCCGCGCCGCGTGGATCCTCGCGGCTCCCTTCCTCGCCCTGTTCCTGGCGTTCATGCTGTTGCCGGTTGTCTGGTCGCTGCTGATGAGCCTGACCGACACCCAGAGCGCCGACCTGCGCACTCCGTTGAACGTGTCGTTCACCGGCTTCGACACCTATGTACGGCTGTTTGAGGACGAGCAGTTCGTTCACGCTCTGCGCAATACGGCCGTGTTCGTCCTGGTGGGTCTGCCACTGACGCTGGCCACCGGACTGGCCGCGGCGGTCGCCCTCAACAGCGGCATCGGCCGCTTCCGGGCCGTCTTCCGAGTCGGCTTCTACCTCCCGGTGATCACCAGCGTCGTGGCCATCGCCGTGGTATGGAAGACGCTGCTGGAGCCGCGGGCGGGTCTGGTGAACACCGTTCTGGGCTGGTTCGGGATCGACGGCCCGGCATGGCTGGCGGACACCCGGTTCGCTCTCCCCGTCATGATCGTGATGGCGGTGTGGCGCAACCTCGGCACCGTCATGATCATCATGTTGGCGGGTCTGCAGTCCGTGCCGCAGTCCCTGATGGAGGCGGCCGAACTCGACGGTGCCGGGGCCTGGCAGCGGTTCTGGCGGGTCACCTTTCCGCTCCTGCGTCCGGCCCTGCTGCTGACCGCGGTCACGACCGGTATCGGCTATCTGCAGTTCTTCGACGAGCCGTTCGTGATGACCGACGGCGGGCCGCTGGACTCCACCCTGTCCGCCACGATGTACGCCTACAACCAGTTCGGCAACGGCAACTACGACGTTGCGTCGGCCGCCGGTTACGTCGTCTTCGTCCTCATCATCGCGCTGACCGTGCTGCAGTTCCGCGTGCTGCGAGACAAGGACTGA
- a CDS encoding carbohydrate ABC transporter permease, producing the protein MSTLSALRTAGPGTDRTLRRRRIRQNWGHPWLYLPLFGCLLLMVAPFLWMLSGSFKPEADIRRVPPVLVPTAPTLASYRQLFSSLDFTTMFANSVIVALAVTAGNLLFCSMLGYALAKLDFPGRRAVFSLVIGTLMVPGLVTFVPLYVLVANMKLTGSLLGLILPFLAAPFGVFLMRQFISTLPDELIDAARVDGCRELAIYWKIILPLARPALATLGIITFLGSWNNFLWPLVVAQNADQYTLPVGLALASSGQDFTRFGVLLAGAVIVLLPVMVVFLLFQRHFVAGIATTGLK; encoded by the coding sequence ATGAGCACTCTCTCTGCCCTTCGGACGGCCGGGCCGGGCACGGACCGGACTCTGCGGCGGCGTCGTATCCGGCAGAACTGGGGCCATCCCTGGCTGTATCTGCCGCTGTTCGGCTGCCTGCTGCTGATGGTCGCGCCGTTTTTGTGGATGCTGTCCGGCTCCTTCAAGCCCGAGGCGGACATCCGCCGGGTGCCGCCGGTCCTGGTCCCCACCGCGCCCACGCTGGCCAGCTACCGGCAGCTGTTCAGCAGCCTGGACTTCACGACCATGTTCGCCAACTCGGTGATCGTGGCGCTGGCCGTGACCGCGGGCAACCTGCTGTTCTGCTCGATGCTCGGCTACGCCCTGGCCAAGCTGGACTTCCCCGGCCGACGTGCCGTGTTCAGCCTGGTCATCGGCACCCTGATGGTGCCGGGCCTGGTCACCTTTGTCCCGCTGTACGTGCTGGTGGCCAACATGAAGCTGACCGGCTCCCTGCTCGGGCTGATCCTGCCGTTCCTGGCCGCCCCGTTCGGGGTGTTCCTGATGCGGCAGTTCATCTCCACCCTGCCCGATGAACTCATCGACGCCGCCCGTGTCGACGGCTGCCGTGAACTGGCCATCTACTGGAAGATCATCCTGCCCCTGGCCAGGCCGGCCCTGGCCACGCTGGGGATCATCACCTTCCTGGGCTCCTGGAACAACTTCCTGTGGCCCCTGGTCGTGGCCCAGAACGCGGACCAGTACACCCTCCCCGTTGGCCTCGCCCTGGCCAGCAGCGGACAGGACTTCACCCGCTTCGGCGTCCTCCTCGCCGGCGCCGTCATCGTCCTGCTCCCCGTGATGGTCGTCTTCCTGCTCTTCCAGCGCCACTTTGTCGCCGGCATCGCCACCACCGGCCTGAAGTAA
- a CDS encoding glycoside hydrolase family 3 N-terminal domain-containing protein, producing MGHPVRSAVYLDPDASIEARIEDLLSRMTLAEKVGQLLMLDAQHGDLEDIVSAKLAGSVLHVTPERMPEAMERATRTRLGIPLLTADDCIHGHSFWPGATIFPTQLGMACTWDPSLIHRIARASAIEISTTGIHGTFSPVLCITRDLRWGRINETFGEDPYLIGELGAAMVRGYQGEGLGDPTAVLAYAKHFAGYSETLGGRDASEADLSPRKLRSWFLPPFEQAARAGCRGFMLGYQSIDGVPITANQWLINDVLKGEWGFTGTLVTDWDNVGRMVYDQRTCADYAEAAAVAVNSGNDLIMATPAFFEGAQEAVARGLVEEKQIDDAVRRVLRLKFELGLFEDPRAPDPERQAQVIGCREHADLNLETARCSLVLLRNKGILPLDGGLTADGTGRAAGTGTPRTIAVIGPNADSPEAMLGDWAGATGQVPWMSEGHPRELVETVLDGVRAVVPADWTITHARGADIESPAFDPDQWVTGPDGQPQPPAFIPAPVDQAQLREATAAAAAADYAVVVVGDTIALTGEVRSTATLDLQGGQIALLDTVAATGTPMIVVLAQSKPSTLPESALNAAALIEAFNPGMRGGRALAELLLGLTEPSGRLPVSFARHVGQQPVFYNQVRGQHGDRYADLTQDPLFAFGEGLSYTTVTYSDLVVHDPEVSADGTVHATVRLTNSGSRPALETVQAYVSDLTTSVTWAEQELKGFTQVEVPPGESLDVRLSVTASQCSLVTADNRRVVEAGEFALHVGPSSRRQQQLSAGFRIRA from the coding sequence GTGGGACACCCGGTCCGCTCTGCCGTGTACCTGGATCCGGACGCGTCCATAGAAGCGAGAATCGAGGACTTGCTGTCCAGGATGACCCTGGCGGAAAAGGTCGGGCAGTTGCTGATGCTCGACGCACAGCACGGGGACCTCGAGGACATCGTGTCGGCCAAACTGGCCGGGTCGGTGCTCCACGTGACTCCCGAACGAATGCCGGAGGCCATGGAACGGGCCACGCGGACGCGGCTCGGCATTCCGCTGCTGACCGCCGACGACTGCATCCACGGCCACTCCTTCTGGCCCGGCGCGACCATCTTCCCGACACAGCTGGGCATGGCCTGCACCTGGGATCCCTCTCTGATCCACCGGATCGCCCGGGCGTCCGCGATCGAGATCTCGACGACCGGGATCCACGGGACGTTCTCTCCGGTGCTGTGCATCACCCGGGACCTGCGCTGGGGCCGGATCAACGAGACGTTCGGCGAAGACCCGTACCTGATAGGCGAACTGGGGGCCGCGATGGTGCGCGGCTACCAGGGCGAGGGCCTCGGCGACCCGACCGCCGTGCTGGCGTACGCCAAGCACTTCGCGGGCTACTCCGAGACCCTGGGCGGCCGCGACGCCAGCGAGGCGGATCTCAGCCCGCGCAAGCTGCGCTCCTGGTTCCTGCCCCCGTTCGAGCAGGCGGCCCGGGCCGGCTGCCGCGGCTTCATGCTGGGCTACCAGTCGATCGACGGGGTGCCCATCACCGCGAACCAGTGGCTGATCAACGACGTCTTGAAGGGGGAATGGGGCTTCACCGGCACGCTGGTGACCGACTGGGACAACGTCGGCCGGATGGTCTACGACCAGCGCACCTGCGCCGACTACGCCGAGGCGGCGGCGGTCGCGGTCAACTCCGGGAACGATCTGATCATGGCCACGCCGGCGTTCTTCGAGGGCGCCCAGGAGGCGGTCGCCCGCGGACTGGTCGAGGAGAAACAGATCGATGACGCGGTACGGCGGGTGCTGCGGCTGAAGTTCGAGCTCGGGCTCTTCGAGGACCCCCGTGCCCCCGACCCCGAGCGGCAGGCGCAGGTGATCGGCTGCCGCGAACACGCCGACCTCAATCTCGAGACCGCCCGATGCTCCCTGGTGCTGCTGCGCAACAAGGGCATCCTGCCCCTTGACGGCGGGCTGACCGCGGACGGCACCGGTCGCGCCGCAGGCACGGGCACGCCGCGGACGATCGCGGTCATCGGCCCCAACGCCGACAGCCCGGAGGCCATGCTCGGCGACTGGGCGGGCGCCACCGGCCAGGTGCCGTGGATGTCCGAAGGACACCCACGCGAGTTGGTGGAGACGGTGCTGGACGGCGTGCGCGCCGTCGTCCCCGCCGACTGGACGATCACGCACGCACGCGGAGCCGACATCGAAAGCCCTGCCTTCGACCCCGACCAGTGGGTCACCGGGCCCGACGGCCAACCGCAGCCGCCCGCCTTCATCCCCGCCCCGGTCGACCAGGCGCAGCTTCGGGAAGCCACCGCCGCGGCAGCGGCCGCCGACTACGCCGTCGTGGTCGTCGGGGACACCATCGCCCTCACCGGCGAGGTGCGCTCCACGGCCACCCTCGACCTCCAGGGAGGCCAGATCGCGCTGCTGGACACGGTCGCCGCCACCGGCACACCCATGATCGTCGTACTCGCCCAGTCCAAGCCGAGCACCCTCCCAGAGTCGGCACTGAACGCGGCAGCGCTCATCGAGGCGTTCAACCCGGGCATGCGCGGCGGCCGCGCCCTCGCCGAACTCCTCCTCGGCCTCACCGAACCCAGCGGCCGGCTCCCGGTCTCCTTCGCCCGCCACGTCGGACAGCAACCCGTCTTCTACAACCAGGTGCGCGGCCAGCACGGCGACCGCTACGCGGACCTCACCCAGGACCCCCTGTTCGCGTTCGGTGAGGGCCTGAGCTACACCACCGTCACCTACTCCGACCTCGTCGTACACGACCCGGAGGTGTCCGCGGACGGGACCGTCCACGCCACGGTCCGGCTCACCAACAGCGGCAGCCGGCCGGCACTGGAGACGGTTCAGGCGTACGTCAGCGACCTGACTACCAGCGTCACCTGGGCCGAGCAGGAGCTGAAGGGCTTCACCCAGGTCGAGGTCCCTCCCGGCGAAAGCCTGGACGTCCGACTCAGCGTCACCGCCTCGCAGTGCTCACTCGTCACGGCCGACAACCGCCGCGTGGTCGAAGCAGGAGAGTTCGCACTTCACGTCGGACCCAGCTCACGACGGCAGCAGCAGCTCAGCGCGGGCTTCCGCATCCGGGCCTGA